One genomic region from Candidatus Zixiibacteriota bacterium encodes:
- a CDS encoding phosphotransferase, translated as MPTEQIPQFRDIVAEIVDEDQLSCIEWSARKFLRHIATTRRLAAKVYPHIRRYSNLPINLKLVSLERVGAAPGFSGATVTIGYFYRNHPDDHPSNPMVLKISRPTIKKGRLFDKLNDEWNRAMQVASYAGQDKSNFAFPIHLDKANQRREYSVLWSPFFSSKAFRYRPLLGLRVSSLANVLRGKETLANTSLSEFVTTAFDRLDDMHFRIGSGRLCRRRNILCEYKRYLRGWSRGEREKWAAIWGPHTEQMTKQFGRSWTNPIWLMDQLRYKRPRLTLGAVHGDIHPLNIIIQNDRSPGVIDFGWAEDESHVAKDFVLMECNFRFVFLKPDIPFSAILKLSRAIGGNLRSELNSGSAQCDEYYQLIKDLRELAIGRLGEGSDFDIEYVLPLFLTAFGLLRHLDSFENQVSAHLTVLGLSDYCRKNVLPKLTGT; from the coding sequence GTGCCAACTGAGCAGATTCCACAGTTCAGAGACATTGTTGCTGAAATAGTCGACGAAGATCAGTTAAGCTGTATTGAGTGGTCGGCACGCAAATTCCTCAGACACATTGCAACCACCAGACGGTTAGCAGCCAAAGTCTATCCGCACATTCGACGGTACAGCAATCTTCCAATCAATCTCAAACTCGTATCATTAGAGCGGGTTGGCGCTGCACCGGGGTTTAGTGGTGCCACTGTCACAATAGGCTATTTCTATAGAAACCATCCAGATGACCACCCATCGAATCCTATGGTCTTGAAGATATCTCGACCTACCATAAAGAAGGGACGCTTGTTCGACAAGCTCAATGATGAATGGAATCGTGCCATGCAGGTTGCTTCCTACGCGGGACAGGATAAATCCAATTTCGCTTTTCCGATTCATTTGGATAAGGCAAATCAGCGAAGAGAGTACTCCGTGCTCTGGTCGCCGTTTTTCTCGTCTAAAGCCTTCAGATATCGACCACTGTTAGGTTTGCGAGTGAGTAGTTTGGCCAATGTGCTCAGGGGCAAAGAGACATTGGCAAATACATCATTGAGTGAATTCGTGACCACTGCCTTTGACCGTTTAGACGACATGCACTTCCGAATTGGCAGTGGCAGGCTGTGCAGGCGTCGAAACATACTATGCGAATACAAGAGATACTTGCGGGGTTGGAGTAGGGGAGAACGCGAGAAATGGGCAGCAATTTGGGGACCTCATACGGAACAGATGACCAAGCAGTTTGGTAGGAGTTGGACCAATCCCATTTGGCTGATGGATCAACTCCGGTACAAGAGGCCGAGACTAACTCTTGGCGCAGTTCATGGAGACATTCACCCGCTAAACATCATCATACAAAACGATAGATCTCCCGGAGTAATTGACTTCGGCTGGGCAGAGGACGAGTCTCATGTTGCCAAAGACTTCGTCTTGATGGAGTGTAATTTCAGATTCGTCTTTCTGAAGCCTGATATCCCATTCTCGGCAATTCTGAAGTTGTCTCGTGCTATCGGAGGTAACCTCAGATCGGAGCTAAACTCGGGGAGCGCGCAGTGTGATGAGTATTATCAGTTGATTAAGGACTTGCGAGAATTGGCCATCGGACGCTTGGGTGAAGGGTCGGACTTTGACATTGAATATGTCCTTCCTCTCTTCTTGACAGCTTTTGGACTTCTTAGACATCTGGACTCATTTGAAAACCAGGTATCTGCGCATCTGACCGTTCTCGGTCTATCCGACTATTGTCGAAAGAATGTCCTGCCAAAGTTGACTGGTACATAG
- a CDS encoding trehalose-6-phosphate synthase: protein MQKPEKKLFVVSNRLPIIVDRHEDQWLVNASSGGLITALAPLMRANHGLWMGWPGCRPEAPVEPLLEQHSSEQGYTLKAVRISDEEIEKYYRGFSNQTIWPLFHDLIGYATFDAENWEVYNTVNERFADEISQHVAPEHFVWIHDYQLMLVGHYLRERKVITELNFFLHIPFPSHDLFRRIPWRTEIIQSLLKYDHLGFQTTHDRRNFVHCVRALVPEASVKGYRYQTEIKLHGRTIRLGTYPISIDFNEFNDHARSKDVAESAWFVHENLPGRKLVLGLDRLDYTKGIPERFLAFERALEKYPELRQNVSLVQIVVPSRTKVPEYRDLKEYLDTLAGRINGEFSEHGWVPIHYMFRELDRTQLLGYYRACEIALITPLRDGMNLVAKEYCASSVENNGVLILSEFAGAAEQLAKGALMVNPFDLEGTADAIYAAYIMDQQDRQRRMRTLRSEVRRNDVQRWISWFLGSNTTLFEP, encoded by the coding sequence TTGCAGAAACCGGAAAAGAAATTATTCGTTGTTTCCAACCGTCTGCCCATCATTGTCGACCGACACGAAGACCAGTGGCTGGTCAACGCCAGTTCCGGCGGCCTGATAACGGCTTTGGCGCCACTGATGCGGGCCAATCACGGCCTCTGGATGGGCTGGCCGGGCTGCCGGCCGGAAGCTCCGGTGGAACCTCTACTCGAACAACACAGCAGCGAGCAGGGATATACTCTCAAAGCGGTTAGAATCAGCGATGAAGAAATTGAAAAGTACTACCGGGGATTTTCCAATCAAACCATCTGGCCCCTGTTTCACGACCTGATCGGTTATGCCACGTTCGATGCCGAAAACTGGGAGGTCTACAACACCGTCAACGAGAGATTTGCCGACGAGATATCGCAGCACGTGGCCCCGGAACATTTTGTCTGGATTCACGATTATCAGCTTATGCTCGTAGGGCATTATCTTCGTGAGCGAAAGGTAATCACCGAACTGAATTTCTTTTTGCACATCCCCTTTCCATCGCACGATCTGTTCAGGCGAATACCCTGGCGGACGGAAATTATCCAGTCGCTTCTCAAATACGATCACCTCGGTTTTCAGACAACTCACGATCGCCGCAATTTCGTCCACTGTGTCAGGGCCCTCGTACCGGAGGCATCGGTCAAGGGCTACCGCTACCAGACCGAGATCAAACTTCACGGCCGCACTATCAGGCTGGGCACGTATCCCATAAGTATCGATTTCAACGAATTCAACGATCATGCCCGCTCGAAAGATGTTGCCGAGTCCGCCTGGTTCGTCCATGAAAATCTGCCCGGCCGCAAGCTCGTTCTCGGGCTCGACCGGTTGGATTACACCAAAGGTATTCCAGAGAGATTCCTCGCTTTTGAGCGCGCTTTGGAGAAATATCCCGAGCTCCGCCAGAACGTATCGCTCGTCCAGATAGTCGTGCCGAGCCGAACAAAGGTTCCTGAATATCGCGACTTGAAAGAATACCTCGACACCCTTGCCGGACGAATCAACGGGGAGTTCTCCGAACATGGCTGGGTTCCCATCCACTACATGTTCCGCGAGCTGGATCGCACACAGCTTCTGGGCTACTACCGTGCCTGCGAAATTGCTCTGATTACTCCTCTTCGCGACGGTATGAATCTGGTGGCCAAAGAATACTGCGCCAGTTCGGTGGAAAACAATGGTGTGTTGATCTTATCCGAATTCGCCGGCGCCGCAGAACAATTGGCAAAAGGGGCCCTGATGGTCAACCCGTTCGACCTCGAGGGAACCGCAGATGCTATCTATGCCGCATATATTATGGATCAGCAGGACCGTCAGAGGCGCATGCGGACCCTTCGCTCCGAGGTGCGACGCAATGATGTTCAACGCTGGATTTCGTGGTTTCTGGGTTCGAACACCACTTTATTTGAGCCTTAA
- a CDS encoding thiamine-phosphate kinase: protein MLQEVVLPLSSDRKGTITLGDDCASVRLERGHSEIAITSDPAPKPLVWDLDSEPYRTWGWYSVLINVSDLAAAGVDPIAFTSSVEAPPDLLVADFQSFFCGIADACKKMGIANAGGNIRAASKFGCHGTAIGGAQSGEILRRSGCKPGDEIFAIGSCGQFISAFLRANQVGLADVSESERTALVRPAPKVREMSTLRRASVVSAASDNSDGVLGAIWNICERSICGVELELSEKCLPLNVKQAASSHNLDPWNLMYFWGDWQVIVTVPPERVSELRRLADQEQIPYTRLGRAIDGEPRITGRSHRRYGRLKILRNENFIKTSYNTASNDHVEYMLRTDLFE, encoded by the coding sequence TTGCTGCAGGAAGTGGTTCTGCCGCTCAGCAGCGATCGGAAAGGCACAATCACGCTTGGAGACGACTGCGCGTCAGTCCGCCTTGAGCGCGGTCACAGCGAGATCGCTATTACGTCCGATCCGGCTCCCAAGCCCTTAGTGTGGGATCTTGATTCTGAACCGTACCGGACTTGGGGGTGGTATTCGGTCCTAATCAACGTCAGTGACTTGGCGGCGGCCGGGGTCGACCCGATTGCCTTTACAAGTTCGGTAGAGGCCCCTCCAGACTTGCTTGTTGCCGACTTTCAGAGCTTCTTCTGTGGAATCGCGGATGCGTGCAAGAAGATGGGGATAGCGAACGCCGGGGGCAATATCCGGGCAGCCTCGAAATTCGGCTGCCACGGGACCGCAATCGGTGGTGCACAATCGGGAGAGATTCTCCGAAGATCGGGGTGCAAACCAGGCGACGAGATATTCGCCATAGGTTCTTGTGGTCAGTTCATATCTGCTTTTCTACGGGCGAATCAGGTGGGTCTTGCCGATGTTTCCGAAAGCGAAAGAACTGCTTTAGTAAGACCGGCACCAAAGGTGCGTGAGATGAGCACTCTTAGGCGAGCTAGTGTTGTCTCCGCAGCCTCAGACAACTCCGACGGCGTGCTCGGTGCCATATGGAACATATGCGAAAGATCGATCTGTGGGGTCGAGTTAGAGCTGTCCGAGAAGTGCTTGCCGCTGAATGTCAAACAGGCGGCCAGTAGTCACAACCTTGACCCTTGGAATCTGATGTACTTCTGGGGCGATTGGCAAGTAATTGTAACGGTACCGCCGGAAAGAGTGAGTGAGTTGAGGAGATTAGCCGACCAAGAACAGATACCCTATACAAGATTGGGTCGTGCCATCGATGGAGAGCCAAGAATCACTGGCAGGTCCCATCGGCGCTACGGACGATTGAAAATCCTACGTAACGAGAATTTCATCAAGACGTCGTATAACACTGCCAGTAATGATCATGTTGAATATATGCTTCGCACAGACTTGTTTGAGTGA
- a CDS encoding TrlF family AAA-like ATPase, translating to MDNYDRGGVDRFFSEVGRFNEGMKVVGLRYKRVDLHIHTPASGDYKDKGATPEQIVDAALKADLAAIAVTDHQTGDWADGLKSAAEKTPLVVFPGVELLVTGGEEGVHVLCLFSEEKGTDHVNQFLNTLEVYDKEGKKTLCTELSVGQVADRLDAYDASGIMILAHCHSTKGVLGDIKGETRRAIFEKPRHCLIGAEASEANFRDADKKKKKTRVVDLLDGNDPNYHYRRLGVVQSSDSHSLDTIGSTCSFFKVESNITLEDIRQCLVDRDTRIRQPHEYAEISYPIVQSLEVTGGFLSDQSFAFNNGLNSILGAKGSGKSLCVEFLRFVLNQSPSNPDLKLDHEQKLANCLETYGKVSAILCDESGKRYKVERELKPNEGSLVVVRDIEAGNEVHFEVAEAFPVLFLSQNEIIKIAEDKSGREQRHFIDRFFDFYKYVRNTERALSDLIEADRRYSEALRAHYKVRSVEERKKSVQQQLGVAERQLTNKAFTEYQKKESIGRALVNQRNYLEGLKGEVEDFIPEIEDLTSPEIEGEDANNDPGVKRTADVVNSTHTAVVSGLKDLAKTVAAGVVSIVKEIADFEKTFAPVKQEYDKLVKQAGGNQVVLSEQRKNIVAQLGKLDAEIALLKGKASLLRTITERRRQIVSRLEENRKAYFEARKTRCDYFNSSSGGLLNVEMSEQADTSIFAENLLRFKKGSWLRDEEMQAIASKVAPRDLIRSILAYEWKGRKTTDEARCISEPSNVEQEKILKLFNHLLDSYSYEDILALQHKSTPDDKPSISYRVGSEYKPLAELSTGQKAVALLLMALSDGKFPIVIDQPEDSLDLRSIWEDVCYKVRNTKERRQFIFTTHNSSVAVASDSDSFCIMEADASSGRVLLTGSMNQPDIRDQVIKYLEGGPSTYDHKRKKYNL from the coding sequence TTGGATAACTACGATCGAGGTGGAGTCGACCGGTTCTTTTCTGAGGTTGGGCGTTTTAACGAAGGAATGAAGGTGGTAGGACTTCGATACAAGAGAGTCGATCTGCACATTCATACACCAGCCTCAGGTGATTACAAGGACAAAGGAGCAACCCCAGAGCAGATTGTGGATGCAGCTCTTAAGGCGGATTTGGCGGCGATTGCGGTAACGGACCATCAGACCGGTGATTGGGCCGACGGTCTGAAGTCCGCCGCCGAGAAGACACCGCTGGTAGTCTTCCCTGGTGTCGAGCTTCTGGTTACTGGAGGAGAAGAGGGAGTACATGTCCTTTGTCTCTTCAGTGAAGAAAAAGGCACGGATCACGTCAATCAGTTTCTCAATACTCTCGAAGTCTATGACAAGGAAGGAAAAAAGACTCTATGTACGGAGCTTTCCGTAGGGCAAGTAGCCGATAGGTTGGATGCATATGATGCCTCTGGAATAATGATCCTCGCCCATTGTCATTCAACCAAGGGAGTTCTGGGGGACATCAAGGGAGAAACTCGCAGGGCAATATTCGAGAAACCGAGGCACTGCCTAATAGGTGCAGAAGCATCGGAGGCGAATTTTCGCGATGCAGATAAGAAAAAGAAGAAAACCCGAGTGGTTGACCTTCTGGATGGAAATGATCCCAATTACCACTACCGGCGGCTGGGGGTTGTTCAAAGCTCAGACTCTCATAGCCTCGACACCATTGGCAGTACATGCTCTTTCTTCAAGGTGGAAAGCAATATCACTTTGGAGGACATACGTCAATGTCTTGTAGATAGAGACACGCGCATAAGACAGCCTCACGAGTACGCTGAGATTAGCTATCCCATTGTTCAGAGTTTGGAAGTAACAGGCGGGTTTCTCAGTGATCAGTCATTTGCTTTCAACAATGGGTTGAATAGCATCTTAGGCGCAAAGGGATCGGGTAAATCACTATGCGTGGAGTTCCTGAGGTTTGTGCTTAATCAATCCCCATCAAACCCCGACCTCAAGTTGGATCATGAGCAGAAGCTCGCGAATTGCCTTGAGACCTACGGCAAAGTGAGTGCGATTCTGTGCGACGAGTCTGGCAAGAGGTACAAGGTGGAGCGTGAGCTGAAGCCAAACGAAGGTAGTCTCGTTGTAGTGCGTGACATCGAGGCTGGTAATGAAGTGCATTTCGAAGTGGCCGAAGCCTTTCCGGTGCTATTTCTGAGCCAGAACGAGATAATAAAAATAGCAGAGGACAAATCCGGGCGTGAGCAGCGTCACTTCATAGATCGCTTCTTCGATTTTTACAAGTACGTTCGAAACACCGAAAGAGCCCTATCGGATCTGATCGAAGCTGATCGAAGGTACTCCGAAGCGCTGAGGGCGCACTACAAAGTCAGGTCGGTTGAAGAGCGCAAGAAGTCGGTGCAACAGCAGTTGGGCGTAGCGGAACGTCAGCTTACTAATAAGGCATTCACGGAGTATCAGAAGAAGGAATCCATTGGCCGCGCATTGGTTAATCAGCGGAACTACTTGGAGGGACTAAAGGGCGAAGTTGAAGACTTCATACCTGAGATAGAAGATCTGACTTCGCCAGAAATCGAAGGAGAAGACGCTAATAATGATCCTGGAGTGAAAAGGACGGCAGACGTAGTCAATAGTACGCACACTGCAGTAGTGTCCGGTTTAAAGGATCTCGCTAAGACTGTAGCTGCTGGCGTTGTCAGCATTGTCAAGGAAATCGCAGATTTCGAAAAGACGTTTGCACCAGTAAAACAGGAATATGACAAGCTAGTAAAACAGGCTGGCGGGAATCAAGTGGTGCTAAGCGAGCAGCGAAAGAACATCGTGGCACAGCTTGGAAAACTGGATGCAGAAATTGCACTCCTCAAGGGGAAGGCCTCGCTACTGCGCACAATCACTGAGAGAAGAAGGCAAATCGTCTCACGCCTGGAGGAAAACAGAAAGGCATACTTCGAGGCCAGAAAGACTAGATGTGACTATTTTAACAGCAGTTCAGGCGGCCTGCTGAATGTCGAGATGTCAGAACAAGCCGATACAAGTATATTCGCGGAGAATCTGCTGCGCTTCAAGAAGGGTAGTTGGCTCCGAGATGAGGAAATGCAGGCAATCGCATCCAAGGTGGCCCCGAGGGATTTAATCAGATCCATCTTGGCATATGAATGGAAGGGGCGAAAGACAACCGATGAAGCCAGATGCATAAGTGAGCCATCGAATGTTGAACAAGAAAAGATACTGAAGCTCTTCAATCACTTATTGGACAGCTATAGCTACGAGGATATTCTCGCGCTTCAGCACAAGTCTACACCTGACGACAAGCCATCCATCAGCTACAGAGTTGGCTCCGAGTACAAGCCGTTGGCAGAGCTCTCCACGGGGCAGAAAGCAGTTGCTCTGCTTCTGATGGCCCTAAGCGATGGCAAGTTCCCAATCGTGATCGATCAGCCGGAAGATTCTCTGGACCTCCGTTCAATTTGGGAAGACGTATGTTACAAGGTCAGAAACACGAAGGAACGCAGGCAGTTCATTTTCACTACTCACAATTCTTCTGTAGCTGTAGCCTCGGACTCGGATAGTTTCTGCATCATGGAAGCCGATGCTTCATCGGGCCGAGTGCTTCTTACTGGATCCATGAACCAGCCTGATATCCGGGATCAAGTCATTAAGTACCTCGAAGGTGGTCCTTCCACGTACGATCACAAACGAAAGAAGTACAACTTGTGA
- the otsB gene encoding trehalose-phosphatase translates to MKLLNDKFSLDSFFERLCTAEKPLLMLDYDGTLSPFTTDRESAYPYHELIPAMERLFESDKTRVVIISGRSIESLKGLLEFDRLPELWGCHGLERLTRDGEHSVMPLEDAVNERLGELYPWISQNGLIDIAEFKPSGAAFHWRGRPENLVNEIRDKVLNRWQGEIENSGLEIHNFDGGVEIRVAGTNKSTPVKTLLEQTDGNIPAAYLGDDFTDEDAFGALKGRGLSVLVRPQLRDTAADLWLQPPSELSDFFQRWP, encoded by the coding sequence ATGAAACTCTTGAATGACAAATTCAGTCTCGACTCATTCTTCGAACGTCTTTGTACAGCCGAGAAGCCGCTCTTGATGCTGGACTACGACGGCACCCTCTCTCCGTTTACGACTGACCGCGAAAGCGCTTATCCCTACCATGAGCTGATACCTGCCATGGAAAGACTCTTCGAAAGCGACAAAACGAGGGTTGTCATTATCAGTGGACGATCGATTGAAAGTCTCAAGGGACTGTTGGAATTCGACCGCCTTCCGGAGTTATGGGGCTGTCACGGTCTGGAGCGTCTGACGCGCGATGGCGAGCACTCGGTTATGCCTCTCGAAGACGCTGTCAATGAGAGGCTGGGCGAATTGTATCCGTGGATCAGTCAAAATGGTCTGATAGATATAGCGGAATTCAAGCCATCGGGCGCCGCCTTTCACTGGCGCGGCCGGCCCGAGAATCTGGTCAACGAAATCAGAGACAAGGTTCTGAATCGCTGGCAGGGTGAGATAGAGAATTCGGGTCTGGAAATTCACAATTTCGATGGCGGCGTCGAAATCCGCGTCGCGGGAACGAACAAGTCAACACCTGTAAAAACCCTTTTGGAGCAGACTGATGGAAACATCCCGGCCGCTTACCTGGGCGATGATTTTACTGATGAAGACGCTTTTGGCGCTCTCAAGGGGCGCGGCCTCAGCGTCCTCGTACGGCCACAACTTCGCGACACCGCAGCGGATCTTTGGCTTCAGCCTCCATCGGAACTGAGTGACTTCTTTCAACGCTGGCCGTAA
- a CDS encoding HIT family protein, with translation MDEQNVAVSTVMQERTSDVDCEFCVELDSPIRSRFARVYGETLASRVICETESFVALPTIGQLFKSSLLVLPKQHVETISSLEARDLKHLISLIDRLAGKVSTLGFPIVFEHGAKCGTGHGCGIYHAHVHIVPVPSQVDCGRLLGRHCQDTTDLIDAWLQLRNADNYLVARDTHGSTGLIDLRDSKDSDFPSQYMRRRLAELYGVQKSWDWRSYQTIEPWLIETVHKLRVDRSILHSS, from the coding sequence ATGGATGAACAGAATGTCGCGGTGTCTACCGTGATGCAGGAACGAACCTCTGATGTGGATTGTGAATTCTGTGTTGAATTAGACAGTCCGATAAGATCGCGGTTCGCTAGGGTGTACGGGGAAACGCTCGCCTCTCGCGTTATCTGCGAAACGGAATCTTTTGTGGCTCTTCCCACAATTGGCCAGTTGTTTAAAAGCAGCCTGCTGGTATTGCCTAAGCAGCACGTCGAGACTATTTCGAGTCTTGAAGCTCGTGACCTCAAACATCTCATATCACTTATTGACCGCCTGGCCGGAAAGGTGTCAACCCTGGGATTTCCGATTGTCTTTGAGCATGGAGCCAAGTGTGGTACGGGCCATGGTTGCGGCATATACCACGCGCATGTCCATATCGTCCCGGTGCCATCGCAGGTTGATTGTGGTCGGCTCCTCGGCCGGCATTGCCAAGACACCACTGATTTGATTGACGCCTGGCTCCAGCTTCGTAACGCCGACAACTACCTTGTGGCCCGGGATACTCACGGATCCACAGGTCTCATTGATCTGCGAGACTCCAAAGACAGTGATTTCCCATCGCAGTACATGCGTAGGCGTCTTGCAGAGCTCTACGGCGTGCAGAAGTCATGGGATTGGCGTTCATATCAAACAATTGAACCTTGGCTGATTGAAACGGTCCACAAGCTTCGGGTTGATCGTTCGATTCTGCATTCCAGTTAG
- a CDS encoding cytochrome c3 family protein: MSPYVFRVLKFTLPLLVVSFSVISSYSQVGGQTLDVADEDCLACHEDFDKSLMPTTHRLSSTVDNPSMMIACVSCHKGADMHLDDPGRGTIGNPAVMESFRVEKICTDCHDAHLQAYTAGFDPHAGLDLSCTSCHTVHGTNEYLLIDPSGGFCGTCHVAVVNEFRKRSNHPLTGQNIGCIDCHSLVSAGEPDYGHGGGVICTNCHPLQSGPYLFEHEATSSFTPEGSGCVSCHSPHGSSNDRLLNQPDDRLCLQCHGTPPGHLTAHGGSMAGYACLDCHSEIHGSYDNLYLLDPQLGSKLGSGPDDCFCHYYR; the protein is encoded by the coding sequence ATGTCTCCTTATGTTTTCAGGGTTTTGAAATTTACCCTGCCGTTATTAGTCGTTTCCTTCTCCGTCATATCGTCATATTCGCAGGTGGGTGGTCAGACGTTGGATGTTGCCGATGAAGACTGTCTTGCCTGCCATGAGGACTTCGATAAAAGCCTGATGCCGACCACACATAGGCTTTCCTCGACCGTAGACAATCCTTCCATGATGATTGCCTGTGTCTCCTGTCACAAAGGAGCGGATATGCATCTGGATGATCCGGGTCGGGGAACGATCGGCAATCCGGCGGTAATGGAGTCTTTCCGGGTCGAAAAGATATGTACGGATTGCCACGATGCGCATCTGCAGGCCTACACGGCCGGGTTCGACCCGCACGCCGGATTGGACCTCTCGTGTACATCGTGTCACACGGTTCACGGAACCAATGAGTATCTGTTGATTGACCCCAGCGGTGGATTCTGCGGAACCTGTCACGTCGCGGTGGTCAACGAATTTCGCAAACGGTCGAATCATCCTCTGACTGGACAGAATATCGGGTGTATTGACTGTCACAGTCTGGTGTCGGCGGGTGAGCCGGACTACGGACACGGCGGTGGCGTCATCTGCACCAACTGTCATCCGCTGCAGAGCGGACCGTATCTGTTCGAACATGAGGCGACCAGTTCTTTCACTCCTGAGGGCAGTGGCTGTGTATCGTGCCATTCACCTCACGGCAGTTCCAATGACCGGTTGCTCAATCAGCCGGATGATCGCCTGTGCCTGCAGTGTCACGGAACTCCCCCCGGGCACCTGACGGCTCACGGCGGTAGCATGGCCGGGTATGCTTGCCTGGACTGTCACAGCGAAATTCACGGGTCATACGATAACCTGTATCTGCTCGATCCGCAGCTTGGCAGTAAACTTGGAAGCGGCCCCGATGACTGCTTCTGCCATTACTATCGATAG
- a CDS encoding glycosyltransferase — MNGRSLDAYEEVAGKVAVSQLRQLANSLAGASVVHVNSTKAGGGVAEILHWLIPLMNDLGIHASWEVIDGHEDYFNVTKAFHNGLQGNRVTLTPSMIRTYEETVASNADRLRPILEKADFVFIHDPQPAHLLDLMPQRKGKWIWRCHVDVSHPYRKVWNYLKTKVDSFDASIFSMPIFAQSLPHPQFIIAPSIDPLSEKNRELAQAEVDRTLKEFAISQDLPILTQISRFDRFKDPVGVIEAFNLLDGAVEAQLVLAGGGATDDPEGDAVYQEVMDFATGNDKIFVLQLPSDAHRTINALQRASTIVIQKSLQEGFGLTVTEAMWKSKPVIGGNVGGIRLQVHNHYTGYTVDSPEGAALRIRELLRQPERMEKIGATARQFVRDNFLLTRHLREYLTLMLGFKVGLENTLIRV; from the coding sequence ATGAACGGACGGTCGCTCGATGCATACGAAGAGGTCGCGGGCAAAGTGGCGGTGTCGCAGTTGAGGCAACTGGCCAACAGTCTTGCCGGCGCCTCCGTGGTTCATGTTAATTCCACCAAGGCCGGTGGCGGAGTAGCGGAGATACTGCACTGGCTGATCCCCCTCATGAACGATCTGGGAATTCATGCGTCATGGGAAGTTATCGATGGCCACGAGGATTATTTCAACGTGACCAAGGCCTTCCACAATGGTCTGCAGGGGAATCGCGTGACCCTCACGCCGTCAATGATACGTACGTATGAAGAGACGGTCGCCTCCAACGCTGACAGACTCCGGCCAATACTCGAAAAGGCCGATTTTGTATTCATCCACGATCCCCAGCCGGCCCATCTACTTGACTTGATGCCGCAGCGAAAGGGCAAGTGGATATGGAGATGTCACGTCGATGTCAGCCATCCCTATCGCAAAGTCTGGAATTACCTCAAGACGAAAGTTGACAGTTTCGACGCGAGCATTTTTTCGATGCCTATTTTCGCTCAGAGTCTCCCTCACCCACAGTTCATAATTGCCCCGAGTATAGACCCGTTGAGCGAAAAGAATCGCGAACTGGCCCAAGCGGAGGTTGATCGAACCCTGAAGGAATTCGCGATCTCTCAGGATTTACCGATTCTCACGCAGATATCCCGTTTCGATCGCTTCAAGGATCCGGTCGGTGTCATCGAGGCGTTCAATCTGCTCGACGGGGCAGTGGAGGCGCAGCTTGTGCTGGCCGGCGGAGGCGCCACAGATGACCCCGAGGGCGACGCCGTCTATCAGGAAGTCATGGACTTCGCCACCGGCAACGATAAAATATTCGTTTTGCAACTTCCCAGCGATGCTCATAGAACGATTAATGCTTTGCAACGGGCATCGACAATCGTAATACAGAAGTCCCTGCAGGAAGGGTTCGGGCTTACCGTGACCGAGGCCATGTGGAAAAGCAAACCGGTCATCGGCGGCAATGTGGGCGGTATCCGACTTCAGGTGCACAATCATTACACCGGATACACCGTGGATTCGCCGGAAGGCGCCGCGTTGCGCATCCGTGAATTGCTCAGACAACCGGAGCGAATGGAAAAGATTGGAGCCACCGCCAGACAATTCGTCCGGGACAACTTCCTTTTGACGCGGCACCTTCGCGAGTATCTCACTCTCATGCTGGGCTTCAAGGTAGGTTTGGAGAATACGCTCATCAGAGTATAA
- a CDS encoding DUF5752 family protein, which produces MPFEVKDCTLITRMGGVDTAVNLRELRERIAICPEDCLFHHFSETLIRPSFDDPEFRNDFAVWSARFLRDRVLAERLGILNPYKFKSFQLLRETVVEIIDDRLSELPYIPSVPKGDDFIFMRAATVVFSSGVVLTNPAELVEILPSISYSSIYYHFIEARRRTESRVDDFTAWCLGFGKGCEELIGALKSIDFYYLTLPELKKTLIDTVESITSKVDA; this is translated from the coding sequence ATGCCCTTTGAAGTCAAAGACTGCACACTGATTACAAGAATGGGCGGAGTCGATACGGCCGTAAACCTGCGCGAATTGCGCGAAAGAATCGCGATATGTCCCGAAGATTGCCTGTTTCATCACTTCAGCGAAACCCTCATTCGACCTTCCTTCGATGATCCGGAGTTCCGTAACGACTTTGCCGTCTGGTCTGCCCGGTTTCTGCGTGACCGTGTATTGGCCGAACGCCTGGGGATTCTTAATCCCTACAAATTCAAATCCTTTCAACTCCTCCGCGAGACAGTCGTGGAAATTATCGATGACCGCCTGAGCGAACTGCCATACATACCATCGGTACCCAAAGGGGACGATTTCATCTTCATGCGCGCCGCAACGGTTGTTTTCAGCAGCGGCGTCGTGCTGACAAACCCGGCTGAGCTTGTCGAAATACTTCCGAGTATTAGTTACAGCTCCATCTATTATCACTTCATCGAGGCCAGACGACGTACCGAGAGCCGTGTCGACGATTTCACAGCCTGGTGTCTTGGTTTTGGCAAAGGATGTGAAGAACTTATAGGAGCCCTCAAAAGTATCGACTTCTACTACCTGACCTTGCCCGAGTTGAAAAAGACTCTGATAGACACTGTTGAATCAATCACTTCAAAGGTGGATGCATGA